One stretch of Vogesella indigofera DNA includes these proteins:
- a CDS encoding AAA family ATPase: MHQKFTGSEQYIATPDLMTAVNAAITLERPLLIKGEPGTGKTMLAEQLAKALGKQLIVWPVKSTTKAQHGLYEYDAVSRLRDSQLGNERVHHISNYIVKGKLWQAFEASEAPVLLIDEIDKADIEFPNDLLRELDQMEFFVHETQEQIKAHQRPIIVITSNNEKELPDAFLRRCFFHYIRFPDQDTLQRIVNAHFPTLRDSLLRSALEGFLAIRELPGIKKKPSTSELLDWLRLLQADGTPDDAIQNGGVPPFAGALLKNEQDMSLLERILNATRARRN; this comes from the coding sequence ATGCACCAGAAATTCACCGGCAGCGAGCAGTACATTGCCACCCCCGACCTGATGACCGCGGTCAACGCCGCCATCACCCTGGAACGTCCGCTACTGATCAAGGGCGAGCCCGGCACCGGCAAGACCATGCTTGCCGAACAACTGGCGAAGGCGCTGGGCAAGCAGCTGATCGTGTGGCCGGTCAAATCCACCACCAAGGCGCAGCACGGCCTGTACGAGTACGATGCCGTATCGCGCCTGCGCGACTCGCAGCTCGGCAACGAGCGCGTGCACCACATCAGCAACTACATCGTCAAAGGCAAGCTGTGGCAGGCGTTCGAGGCCAGCGAGGCACCGGTGCTGCTGATCGACGAAATCGACAAGGCCGACATCGAGTTCCCCAACGACCTGCTGCGCGAACTGGACCAGATGGAGTTCTTCGTGCACGAGACGCAGGAGCAGATCAAGGCCCACCAGCGTCCCATCATCGTCATCACCTCCAACAACGAGAAAGAGCTGCCCGACGCCTTCCTGCGCCGCTGCTTCTTCCACTACATCCGCTTCCCCGATCAGGACACCCTGCAGCGCATCGTCAACGCCCACTTCCCGACGCTGCGTGACAGCCTGCTGCGCAGTGCGCTGGAAGGCTTCCTCGCCATTCGCGAGCTGCCCGGCATCAAGAAGAAACCGTCGACCTCGGAGCTGCTGGACTGGCTGCGTCTGCTGCAGGCCGACGGCACGCCGGACGATGCCATCCAGAATGGCGGCGTACCGCCGTTTGCCGGCGCCCTGCTGAAGAACGAGCAGGACATGTCGCTACTGGAGCGCATCCTCAACGCCACCCGCGCGCGCCGCAACTGA
- the hflX gene encoding GTPase HflX: MQTEVKEKPRYALVASVQLPDVSDVEFEASLAELSELAKTLGFQVVQTFVQKRSSFDRTAYLGVGKLEEVSTFVNRGVCSGDLEAGSPALESDTVEFDVLLVDHEISPSQARNLELAVGCPVMDRTMVILEIFHRNARSRAARAQVEIARLGYMAPRLREAAKLAGPQGRQRSGMGGRGAGESHTELDRRKVRDRIAELQREIIAMELERKTQRARRLERQGLGLGGVSLVGYTNAGKSTLMRALTGSEVLVANKLFATLDTTVRALYPESVPRVLVSDTVGFIKNLPHGLVASFKSTLEEALDAALLLHVIDASDPGFLRQLEVTDEVLQEIGADEVPRIRVFNKIDHVGDEAEQAAWTTELQQRYPGCVVMSARRPEEVASLHATIVSFFQQDLVEDELLLPWSAQQLRGDIYSHCQVLEERAEEDGSWFRVRGEPEKLRSLREQLNPGVQGREKEYWEV, encoded by the coding sequence ATGCAAACAGAAGTCAAAGAGAAGCCCCGCTACGCCCTGGTGGCATCGGTCCAGTTGCCGGATGTCAGTGATGTCGAGTTCGAGGCGTCGCTCGCCGAACTGAGCGAACTGGCCAAGACGCTGGGTTTTCAGGTGGTGCAGACCTTTGTGCAAAAGCGCAGCAGCTTCGACCGCACCGCCTATCTGGGCGTGGGCAAGCTGGAAGAAGTCAGCACGTTCGTCAATCGCGGCGTCTGCAGCGGCGATCTGGAAGCCGGCTCGCCAGCGCTGGAGTCCGATACCGTCGAGTTCGACGTGTTGCTGGTGGATCACGAAATCTCGCCGTCGCAGGCACGCAATCTGGAGCTGGCCGTGGGGTGCCCGGTGATGGACCGCACCATGGTCATTCTGGAGATTTTCCATCGCAATGCCCGCTCGCGCGCGGCACGTGCGCAGGTGGAAATCGCCCGCCTCGGCTACATGGCCCCGCGCCTGCGCGAAGCGGCCAAGCTGGCCGGTCCGCAAGGCCGGCAGCGTAGCGGCATGGGTGGGCGTGGTGCCGGTGAATCGCATACCGAGCTGGACCGTCGCAAGGTGCGAGACCGCATCGCCGAGCTGCAACGCGAAATCATCGCCATGGAGCTGGAGCGCAAGACCCAGCGCGCACGCCGTCTGGAACGTCAGGGTCTGGGCTTGGGCGGCGTGTCGCTGGTGGGCTATACCAATGCCGGCAAGTCCACGCTGATGCGGGCGCTGACCGGTAGCGAGGTGCTGGTGGCCAACAAGCTGTTCGCCACGCTGGACACCACGGTGCGTGCCCTCTACCCGGAAAGCGTGCCACGCGTGCTGGTCAGCGATACCGTCGGCTTCATCAAGAACCTGCCTCACGGACTGGTGGCCTCTTTCAAGTCGACGCTGGAAGAAGCGCTGGATGCGGCACTGTTGCTGCACGTGATTGATGCCAGTGATCCCGGTTTCCTGCGCCAGCTGGAGGTGACCGACGAAGTGCTGCAGGAAATCGGTGCCGACGAGGTGCCGCGCATTCGCGTGTTCAACAAGATCGACCATGTCGGAGATGAAGCCGAGCAGGCTGCCTGGACTACCGAACTGCAGCAGCGCTATCCGGGCTGCGTGGTGATGAGTGCGCGTCGTCCGGAGGAGGTGGCCAGCCTGCACGCGACCATCGTTTCCTTCTTCCAGCAGGATCTGGTGGAAGACGAGCTGCTGCTGCCGTGGTCGGCGCAACAGCTGCGCGGTGACATCTACAGCCATTGCCAGGTGCTGGAAGAGCGTGCCGAGGAAGACGGCAGCTGGTTCCGCGTGCGTGGCGAACCGGAAAAACTGCGCAGTCTGCGCGAGCAGCTCAATCCGGGCGTGCAGGGCAGGGAAAAGGAATACTGGGAAGTCTGA
- a CDS encoding patatin-like phospholipase family protein: MHLAVVLLLLPLLVHAATPPRLGVVLGGGGARGFAHLGVLQELERLRVPVACIAGTSAGALIGGAYASGRALDEMAGLFRHADWDVLLSGKPARQDVPYLRKQGDLVNYFDLSFGVRDGELRIPRGAINSQAIDLFIRELTRARDEPSFDRLSIPFRAVATDLESGDAVVFDRGDLSLAMRASMAVPGLFDVVEHDGRLLVDGGLARQLPVEELLGGCADVLLVIDVGTPPLKAEQLRSFINVLDQTSYLMVARNSKEQLAKMRPQDLLLRPILDGFSPADFARNADIVEAGRRAAQGIAAQLAPFALPAEHYAARQATRRAPLSARIDRVEVAGNFDFVDPQALQQRLSAASTALPLDTFHRRLTEVFADGDLERLSYRTAFEQGQNVARVTAEERFVGPNYLRAGLSLSSATHGRASFALLGEHKRSWLNAAGGMWLNELRLGEEPMLRSEWYQPLATDSQLFASLSARYEDRLYSLYSPGHRREADFIFGTTQANADLGWDFRQFGELRLGVYQSRTALRLKTGAAVYDDARERQSARGVRMLFNYDQLDNPRWPRQGMAAQFSLSAPYTMALDERYHSIGIRLDAAQLLPRDVTLRTTARFDGSFGRGDGMVYALGGFNNLSGYQPGELLASRTALLRSMLYWRAAGLPSALGSGLYAGVSFEAGKAWRTVWDQRNSSWLPGMTLFLGADTVLGPWSVGVGNAKGGQWTGYFSLGAQY, from the coding sequence TTGCACCTGGCCGTCGTCTTGCTGCTGTTGCCGCTGCTGGTTCATGCCGCCACTCCGCCACGGCTGGGGGTGGTACTCGGTGGGGGCGGGGCGCGCGGTTTTGCCCACTTGGGCGTGCTGCAGGAGCTGGAGCGCTTGCGGGTGCCGGTGGCCTGCATCGCGGGCACCAGTGCCGGCGCCCTGATCGGCGGCGCCTACGCCAGCGGTCGTGCTCTGGACGAGATGGCCGGGCTGTTTCGCCATGCCGACTGGGATGTACTGCTGTCGGGCAAGCCGGCACGGCAGGACGTACCCTACCTGCGCAAGCAGGGCGATCTGGTCAATTACTTCGATCTGTCCTTTGGCGTGCGCGACGGTGAGCTGCGCATTCCGCGCGGCGCGATCAATTCTCAGGCCATCGACCTGTTCATCCGCGAGCTGACCCGCGCCCGCGACGAGCCCAGCTTCGACCGCTTGTCGATCCCGTTTCGCGCGGTGGCCACCGATCTGGAAAGCGGCGATGCGGTGGTGTTTGACCGTGGTGACCTGAGCCTGGCGATGCGCGCCAGCATGGCGGTGCCGGGGCTGTTCGATGTGGTGGAGCATGACGGTCGACTACTGGTGGATGGCGGCCTGGCGCGGCAGCTGCCGGTGGAAGAGCTGCTCGGTGGCTGCGCCGACGTGCTGCTGGTGATCGATGTCGGCACCCCGCCGCTGAAGGCGGAGCAGCTGCGCAGCTTCATCAATGTGCTGGACCAGACCAGCTACCTGATGGTGGCGCGCAACAGCAAGGAGCAGCTGGCGAAGATGCGGCCGCAGGACTTGCTGTTGCGGCCAATCCTGGACGGCTTTTCTCCCGCCGATTTTGCGCGCAATGCCGACATCGTCGAAGCCGGCCGGCGCGCGGCGCAGGGCATCGCCGCGCAACTGGCGCCGTTCGCGCTGCCGGCAGAGCACTATGCCGCCAGGCAGGCGACGAGGCGGGCGCCGCTGTCGGCGCGCATCGACCGCGTCGAGGTGGCCGGCAATTTCGACTTTGTCGACCCGCAGGCGCTGCAGCAGCGGCTGTCGGCCGCTTCCACCGCGCTGCCGCTGGACACCTTTCACCGTCGGTTGACCGAGGTGTTTGCCGATGGCGACCTGGAGCGGCTGTCCTACCGTACCGCGTTCGAGCAGGGGCAGAATGTGGCACGGGTGACGGCGGAAGAGCGCTTTGTCGGCCCCAATTACCTGCGCGCCGGCCTGAGTCTGAGTAGCGCCACCCATGGTCGTGCCAGCTTTGCGCTGCTGGGCGAGCACAAGCGCAGCTGGCTGAACGCGGCCGGCGGCATGTGGCTCAACGAATTGCGGCTGGGCGAGGAGCCGATGCTGCGCAGCGAGTGGTACCAGCCGCTGGCGACCGACAGCCAGCTGTTCGCCAGCCTGTCGGCGCGTTACGAGGACCGGCTGTATTCGTTGTACTCGCCCGGCCACCGGCGCGAGGCGGATTTCATCTTCGGTACCACGCAGGCCAATGCCGATCTGGGCTGGGATTTCCGGCAGTTCGGTGAATTGCGGCTGGGGGTGTACCAGAGCCGCACCGCGCTGCGGCTGAAAACCGGCGCGGCGGTCTACGACGATGCGCGCGAGCGGCAGAGTGCGCGCGGCGTGCGGATGCTGTTCAACTACGACCAGCTGGACAATCCACGTTGGCCGCGGCAGGGCATGGCGGCACAGTTCTCGCTGTCGGCGCCGTACACCATGGCGCTGGATGAGCGCTATCACAGTATCGGCATCCGTCTAGACGCGGCGCAGCTGCTGCCGCGCGATGTCACGCTGCGCACCACCGCGCGGTTTGACGGCTCCTTCGGGCGCGGCGACGGCATGGTCTATGCGCTGGGCGGCTTCAACAACCTGTCCGGCTATCAGCCGGGCGAGCTGCTGGCCAGTCGCACCGCCTTGCTGCGCAGCATGCTGTACTGGCGTGCCGCCGGCTTGCCGTCGGCGCTCGGCTCCGGGCTGTATGCCGGGGTGTCGTTCGAGGCCGGCAAGGCGTGGCGCACGGTGTGGGATCAGCGCAATAGCAGCTGGTTGCCGGGTATGACGCTGTTTCTGGGTGCGGACACCGTGCTGGGGCCGTGGTCGGTCGGGGTCGGCAATGCAAAGGGCGGGCAGTGGACCGGCTATTTCAGCCTCGGCGCGCAGTACTGA
- a CDS encoding helix-turn-helix domain-containing protein, translating into MKLFDKIPNPREIRRKLGLNQQEFWSRIGVTQSGGSRYESGRNMPKPVRELLRLVHVEQIDLAKVRREDFEIVEYLKETHPDLYKSLRKAVRARLDTQGEAEGTVAEA; encoded by the coding sequence ATGAAATTGTTTGATAAAATCCCCAATCCGCGCGAAATCCGCCGCAAGCTTGGCTTGAACCAACAGGAATTCTGGAGCCGCATCGGCGTGACCCAGTCCGGTGGTTCGCGCTATGAAAGCGGTCGCAACATGCCAAAGCCGGTACGCGAATTGCTCCGTCTGGTGCATGTCGAGCAGATCGACCTGGCAAAAGTCCGTCGTGAAGACTTCGAGATCGTTGAATATCTCAAGGAAACCCACCCGGACCTGTACAAGAGCCTGCGTAAAGCGGTTCGCGCCCGCCTTGACACCCAAGGCGAAGCAGAAGGCACCGTTGCCGAAGCCTGA
- a CDS encoding PilZ domain-containing protein, producing the protein MIDNIKTILGSLVGKKKPSDSTVSATLLVKNLPSDEYYTALIEVIKAVSKINKDATVTLKDRISTLLYVDGQSVGMHSKLCSEFLRGSPRSKSFLPSILSYWTELSNGYQLCLRQMHSAKNFVVDGNIELATARALHHQLSLVKWSALRYISAEGNTWQQAYHLYQFAEQEQFHTKRIALYDRLNSSISPEELLIQAAMLHLAQTDNLLPQEIEAIHLLLERLVEGVQLELQATQSEFQYVINLDMPAAPQLLRRGVLGKGCRYWSGDHVVNRLADLILDFDQGIPEAFARALPEMSLDLWRDMLQKLSTRWSQDGGKSMRRHERLSSTGQARVEVGFERIAHHLKVNRTLPLGDDNLVPEWRVNDTSEVGMGLIYIGRAVESLIIGRSIWVSQKDRPNQLGIIRRVQRLPEGGTRIGVELLGSLPLPVILSENEREAISNHNGLYITQTNAQKGKRVFIVPKSFAKPGKLLNFLANGKSYQIRISSVISQFEDCHQVEFETLERLSD; encoded by the coding sequence ATGATCGACAACATTAAAACCATTCTGGGATCCCTGGTCGGGAAGAAAAAACCCAGCGACAGCACCGTCTCCGCCACCTTGCTGGTGAAAAACCTGCCAAGTGACGAGTATTACACGGCGCTGATCGAGGTCATCAAGGCGGTCAGCAAGATCAACAAGGATGCCACGGTCACCCTGAAGGACCGCATCAGCACCCTGCTCTACGTCGACGGCCAGTCCGTGGGCATGCACAGCAAGCTGTGCAGTGAATTCCTGCGCGGCTCGCCGCGTTCAAAATCGTTCCTGCCCAGCATCCTGTCCTACTGGACCGAACTGTCCAACGGTTACCAGCTGTGCCTGCGCCAGATGCACAGCGCCAAGAATTTTGTCGTCGACGGCAACATCGAGCTGGCCACCGCCCGCGCGCTGCACCACCAGCTAAGCCTGGTGAAATGGAGCGCGCTGCGCTACATCTCGGCCGAGGGCAACACCTGGCAGCAAGCCTATCACCTGTACCAGTTCGCAGAGCAGGAACAGTTCCACACCAAGCGCATTGCGCTGTACGACCGGCTGAACAGCAGCATTTCCCCGGAAGAGCTGCTGATCCAGGCGGCGATGCTGCACCTGGCGCAGACCGACAACCTGCTGCCGCAGGAAATCGAGGCCATCCACCTGCTGCTGGAACGACTGGTGGAAGGCGTGCAGCTGGAACTGCAGGCCACGCAAAGCGAATTCCAGTACGTGATCAACCTCGACATGCCCGCCGCGCCGCAACTGCTGCGCCGCGGCGTGCTGGGTAAGGGCTGCCGCTACTGGTCCGGCGACCACGTCGTCAACCGGCTTGCCGACCTGATCCTCGATTTTGACCAGGGCATCCCGGAAGCCTTTGCCCGCGCGCTGCCGGAAATGAGCCTGGATCTGTGGCGCGACATGCTGCAGAAACTGTCGACGCGCTGGTCACAGGATGGCGGCAAGTCGATGCGCCGTCACGAACGCCTGTCGTCGACCGGCCAGGCGCGGGTGGAAGTCGGGTTTGAGCGCATCGCCCACCACCTGAAAGTCAACCGCACCCTGCCGCTGGGCGACGACAACCTGGTGCCGGAATGGCGGGTCAACGACACCAGCGAAGTCGGCATGGGGCTGATCTACATCGGCCGCGCGGTGGAAAGCCTGATCATCGGCCGCAGCATCTGGGTGTCGCAAAAAGACCGCCCCAACCAGCTCGGCATCATCCGCCGCGTGCAGCGCCTGCCGGAAGGCGGCACCCGCATCGGCGTGGAGCTGCTTGGCAGCCTGCCATTGCCGGTGATCCTCAGCGAAAACGAGCGAGAGGCAATCTCCAACCACAACGGCCTGTACATCACGCAGACCAATGCCCAGAAAGGCAAGCGCGTCTTCATCGTGCCCAAGTCCTTTGCCAAGCCGGGCAAGCTGCTCAATTTCCTCGCCAACGGCAAGTCCTACCAGATCCGCATCAGCAGCGTGATCAGCCAATTCGAGGACTGCCACCAGGTCGAATTCGAGACCCTGGAACGGCTCAGCGACTGA
- a CDS encoding Y-family DNA polymerase → MSTFALVDGNSFYTSCERVFRPDLAGKPIIVLSNNDGCVVARSAEAKALGIDAFLPYYQVAAQCRRHGVAVFSSNYALYGDMSQRMMQVVARWGIEQEIYSIDESFITLDGIPELRHHAAGLRADVLQRVGIPTCVGIGRSKTLAKLANSVAKTHPRCNGVFAWDWLARDWQEKLLARLAASRVWGVGRRSADKLARLGIHSALDLQRAAPQLIQRHFGIVLERTVAELNGVSCLELDDIAAPRQQLISSRSFARAVSELPTLAAAVTHHATRVGEKLRQQRSVAQLVGVSIRGNPFGDAPPQRGWTVVPLSGPAADTFVLVKAALAGLEAIYLPGHGYKKAGVVLLGISAAQARQPDLFAVSTDPRRAALLQTLDKVNRHYGSGTLRLASEAVSAGWQMRQAQRSPRWTTCWDELPVVS, encoded by the coding sequence ATGAGTACCTTTGCACTGGTCGACGGCAACAGCTTCTACACCTCGTGCGAGCGGGTGTTCCGTCCTGATCTGGCCGGCAAGCCCATCATTGTGCTCAGCAATAACGACGGCTGCGTCGTCGCGCGCTCGGCCGAGGCCAAGGCACTCGGTATCGACGCCTTCCTGCCGTACTACCAGGTCGCGGCACAGTGCCGCCGCCACGGTGTGGCGGTGTTTTCCAGCAATTACGCGCTATATGGCGACATGTCGCAACGGATGATGCAGGTGGTGGCGCGCTGGGGCATCGAACAGGAAATCTACTCCATCGACGAGAGCTTCATCACTCTCGACGGCATCCCCGAGCTGCGCCACCACGCGGCCGGCCTGCGCGCCGACGTGTTGCAGCGCGTCGGCATCCCTACCTGTGTCGGCATAGGCCGCAGCAAGACGCTGGCCAAGCTGGCCAACAGCGTGGCCAAGACCCATCCGCGCTGCAACGGCGTGTTCGCCTGGGACTGGCTTGCGCGCGACTGGCAGGAAAAGCTGCTGGCAAGGTTGGCCGCAAGCCGGGTCTGGGGCGTGGGCCGGCGCAGCGCGGACAAGCTCGCCCGTCTCGGTATCCACAGCGCGCTGGACTTGCAGCGTGCCGCGCCGCAGTTGATCCAGCGCCATTTCGGCATCGTGCTGGAGCGTACCGTGGCCGAGCTGAACGGGGTGTCCTGTCTCGAGCTGGACGACATCGCCGCACCACGGCAGCAGCTGATCTCGTCGCGCTCGTTTGCGCGCGCGGTGAGCGAGCTGCCCACGCTGGCGGCGGCGGTCACCCATCACGCCACCCGCGTCGGCGAGAAACTTCGCCAGCAGCGCAGCGTGGCGCAGCTGGTCGGCGTCAGTATCCGTGGCAACCCATTTGGCGACGCGCCGCCGCAGCGCGGCTGGACGGTGGTGCCGCTGTCCGGCCCCGCCGCCGACACCTTTGTGCTGGTCAAGGCGGCACTGGCCGGGCTGGAGGCGATCTACCTGCCCGGCCATGGCTACAAGAAGGCGGGCGTGGTGCTGTTGGGCATAAGCGCCGCCCAGGCGCGGCAGCCGGACCTGTTTGCCGTCAGTACCGATCCACGGCGCGCCGCTTTGCTGCAAACGCTGGATAAGGTAAACCGCCACTATGGCAGCGGCACGCTGCGACTGGCGTCGGAAGCGGTCAGCGCGGGCTGGCAGATGCGGCAGGCGCAACGCTCGCCGCGCTGGACCACCTGCTGGGACGAGTTGCCGGTGGTCAGCTAG
- a CDS encoding universal stress protein has translation MYQRIFVPVDDSETSALALAEACKLAKEVGAAVKMVHVVDLAQFGWGGAEFLDAAELQGSIREAGEQVLSQARTRAEALGVVPETAIIESWGDRIASVIMDDASKWGADLLVMGTHGIGGLMHLLLGSVAEGVLKIADVPVLLVRNTGD, from the coding sequence ATGTATCAGCGTATTTTTGTGCCGGTTGATGATAGCGAAACATCGGCATTGGCCCTGGCTGAAGCGTGCAAGCTGGCCAAGGAGGTTGGTGCTGCCGTGAAGATGGTGCACGTGGTGGATCTGGCGCAGTTTGGCTGGGGGGGAGCCGAGTTTCTGGATGCCGCGGAGTTGCAGGGTTCGATTCGTGAGGCGGGCGAACAGGTGTTGTCGCAGGCACGGACGCGCGCCGAGGCGCTGGGTGTGGTGCCGGAAACCGCCATCATCGAAAGCTGGGGTGATCGTATCGCCAGTGTCATCATGGACGACGCCAGCAAGTGGGGAGCGGACCTGCTGGTGATGGGCACCCATGGCATTGGCGGCCTGATGCACCTGCTGTTGGGAAGTGTCGCCGAAGGGGTGCTGAAGATCGCCGATGTGCCGGTGCTGCTGGTGCGCAATACCGGAGATTGA
- a CDS encoding LexA family protein — protein MQLYLPVAAPLPQSVPLFGVSVPAGFPSPADDYKDSLLDLNRYLIRDAASSFMVRVSGDSMADAGIHHGDLLVVDRGLPPLHGHIVLAAIDGAFTVKRLHRRDGRVALLAENAAYAPLELGGEQELCIWGVVTACVKRFT, from the coding sequence ATGCAGCTTTATCTACCGGTCGCGGCACCGTTGCCGCAGAGCGTGCCGCTGTTCGGTGTCAGCGTGCCGGCCGGTTTTCCGTCGCCGGCCGACGACTACAAGGACAGCCTGCTGGATCTCAACCGTTACCTGATCCGTGACGCGGCGTCCTCGTTCATGGTGCGGGTAAGTGGTGATTCCATGGCTGATGCCGGCATCCATCATGGTGATCTGCTGGTGGTCGATCGCGGCCTGCCGCCGCTGCACGGCCACATCGTACTGGCCGCCATCGACGGTGCGTTCACCGTCAAACGCCTGCACCGCCGCGATGGCCGCGTGGCGCTGCTGGCGGAGAATGCCGCCTATGCGCCGCTGGAGCTGGGCGGCGAGCAGGAGCTGTGCATCTGGGGCGTGGTCACCGCCTGCGTGAAGCGCTTCACATGA
- the msrB gene encoding peptide-methionine (R)-S-oxide reductase MsrB, whose protein sequence is MPDKLFKTPAEWRAILTPEQYYVTREAGTERPFSGDYYLHSQVGNYHCVCCDALLFESTTKFDAGCGWPSFWEEAVKGSIRRIRDTSHGMTRTEVRCNRCDAHLGHVFDDGPPPSGERFCINSVSLYFIANEQAEL, encoded by the coding sequence ATGCCCGACAAGCTTTTCAAGACCCCGGCCGAATGGCGCGCCATCCTCACGCCGGAACAATACTATGTCACCCGCGAGGCCGGCACCGAGCGCCCGTTCAGCGGTGATTACTACCTGCACAGCCAGGTCGGCAATTACCACTGCGTGTGCTGCGACGCTTTGCTGTTCGAATCCACCACCAAATTCGACGCCGGCTGCGGCTGGCCCAGCTTCTGGGAAGAAGCCGTCAAGGGCAGCATCCGCCGCATCCGCGACACCAGCCACGGCATGACCCGCACCGAAGTGCGCTGCAACCGCTGCGACGCCCACCTAGGCCATGTCTTCGATGACGGCCCGCCCCCCAGCGGCGAGCGCTTCTGCATCAATTCCGTGTCGCTGTACTTCATCGCCAACGAGCAGGCCGAACTGTAG
- a CDS encoding tyrosine-type recombinase/integrase, whose translation MNEAWTAKLQQFDQQLQLAARSEHTREAYARDIAYLARLTRLEQPEQVNTLAVQRALAQLRHQGLSPRSLARILSSWRNLFHWMIRQEHIAANPCAGLRPPRAPQRLPKALSVDATMQLLDQPSEGRLQWRDHAMFELMYSSGLRLSETTSLNVADLDLSQQLVKVSGKGKRERLLPVGRSAADALRRWLEVRGSTQDDALFVSEQGTRLSSRQLARRLEKWRLQSDCEQHVHPHMLRHSFASHILQSSGDLRAVQEMLGHANLATTQIYTSLDFQHLAKVYDGAHPRAKKTPDNS comes from the coding sequence ATGAATGAAGCCTGGACCGCCAAGCTGCAGCAGTTCGACCAGCAACTGCAGTTGGCCGCAAGGAGCGAGCACACGCGCGAGGCCTACGCGCGCGATATTGCCTATCTCGCCAGGCTGACCCGGCTGGAGCAGCCGGAACAGGTCAACACCCTCGCCGTGCAGCGGGCGCTGGCGCAGTTGCGCCACCAGGGGCTGTCGCCGCGCTCGCTGGCGCGCATCCTGTCCAGCTGGCGCAACCTGTTCCACTGGATGATCCGGCAGGAGCACATTGCGGCCAACCCTTGCGCCGGCCTGCGACCGCCACGGGCACCGCAACGCCTGCCCAAGGCGCTCAGCGTCGACGCTACCATGCAGCTGCTGGACCAACCCAGCGAGGGGCGACTGCAATGGCGCGACCACGCCATGTTTGAATTGATGTACTCCTCCGGCCTGCGCCTGAGCGAAACCACCTCACTCAATGTTGCCGACCTCGACCTGTCACAACAGCTGGTCAAGGTCAGCGGCAAGGGCAAGCGCGAACGGCTGCTGCCGGTTGGTCGCAGTGCCGCCGACGCGCTGCGCCGCTGGCTGGAAGTGCGCGGCAGCACCCAGGATGACGCGCTATTCGTGTCGGAACAGGGAACACGGCTGTCGTCGCGGCAACTGGCACGGCGACTGGAAAAATGGCGACTGCAAAGCGACTGCGAGCAGCACGTGCACCCGCACATGCTGCGCCACTCGTTTGCCAGTCACATCCTGCAGTCATCCGGCGATCTGCGCGCGGTGCAGGAAATGCTGGGCCACGCCAACCTGGCCACCACCCAGATCTACACCAGCCTCGACTTTCAGCATCTGGCCAAGGTCTACGACGGCGCCCACCCGCGCGCCAAGAAGACACCGGACAACTCGTAA
- a CDS encoding acyl-CoA thioesterase: protein MARLTLPEIDNPVFDCRLDIRISDINYGGHLGNDAALRFAHEVRLRFLQSLDCTEMDVYGAGIIMSDAAVIYRNEAFHGDTLAFSLGITDFSRCGCDFIYQARRMSDNAAILHIKTGIVFFDYQQRKATAVPAAFAAQFRLKQEGVAT from the coding sequence ATGGCACGCCTCACCTTGCCGGAGATCGACAACCCGGTGTTCGACTGCCGGCTCGACATCCGCATCAGCGATATCAATTATGGCGGCCATCTGGGCAACGATGCCGCGTTGCGCTTCGCCCACGAGGTCCGGCTGCGGTTCCTGCAAAGTCTTGACTGCACCGAGATGGATGTTTACGGTGCCGGCATCATCATGAGCGACGCGGCGGTGATCTACCGCAACGAGGCCTTCCATGGTGACACGCTGGCATTCAGCCTCGGCATCACCGACTTTAGCCGCTGCGGCTGCGATTTCATTTACCAAGCCCGACGCATGAGCGACAATGCCGCAATACTGCATATCAAGACCGGCATTGTCTTCTTTGACTACCAGCAGCGGAAAGCAACCGCTGTACCAGCCGCCTTTGCCGCGCAATTCAGACTGAAACAAGAAGGAGTCGCGACATGA